Proteins found in one Candidatus Hydrogenedentota bacterium genomic segment:
- a CDS encoding DUF1972 domain-containing protein yields the protein MRIAILGTRGIPANYGGFETFAQELSTRLARRGHHVIVYCRRANYPEPLVEYQGVQLVTLPTIHTKSLDTLSHAFLSSLHVLSQRVDIALYCNSGTSCFAWIPRLRRAKVVMNPDGLEWERAKWGRAGKTFYKFSEYLAAWFSHRIVSDSNVIRAYYRDRFGCDSDFVSYGADIVERGTGRQLLAEFGLKPESYFLFVSRLEPENNAHLVVEAFERVNTDMNLLVVGSAPFADDYIRRLTDTKDKRVIFPGALYGETYRALRANAYAYVNAMEVGGTHPAILEAMGAGNCVLVSDIAYNVEAVAEAGVQFKSKDVDDCREKMQWLADHPEDVRTFRKRAVERVRTQYNWDDVVTAYEGIFESLLTG from the coding sequence ATGCGTATCGCCATCTTAGGAACCCGAGGCATTCCCGCGAATTACGGGGGGTTCGAGACGTTTGCCCAGGAGTTGAGCACTCGGCTCGCCCGGCGGGGGCACCATGTAATCGTTTACTGCCGCCGCGCGAACTACCCGGAACCCTTAGTCGAATACCAGGGGGTGCAGTTGGTGACCCTGCCCACGATTCATACTAAATCCCTGGATACGCTGTCGCACGCGTTCCTTTCGTCCCTGCATGTGTTGTCGCAGCGGGTCGACATTGCTCTCTACTGCAACAGCGGCACGAGTTGTTTTGCGTGGATTCCGCGCCTGCGCCGCGCCAAGGTCGTGATGAATCCCGACGGGCTGGAGTGGGAGCGCGCCAAATGGGGACGGGCGGGAAAGACGTTCTACAAGTTTTCCGAGTATCTTGCCGCATGGTTTTCTCACAGAATCGTGTCGGATTCCAACGTCATTCGCGCGTATTACCGAGACCGGTTCGGCTGCGACAGCGATTTCGTCTCGTACGGCGCGGACATCGTGGAGCGCGGCACGGGCAGGCAATTGCTTGCCGAATTCGGCCTGAAACCCGAGAGCTATTTCCTTTTTGTCAGCCGGCTCGAGCCCGAAAACAACGCCCATCTCGTGGTCGAGGCATTCGAGAGAGTCAACACCGACATGAACCTGCTTGTCGTCGGCAGCGCGCCGTTCGCGGATGACTATATCCGGCGCCTCACCGATACCAAAGACAAACGGGTGATATTCCCGGGGGCGCTGTACGGCGAAACGTACCGGGCGCTTCGGGCCAATGCGTACGCCTACGTCAACGCCATGGAGGTGGGGGGAACCCATCCGGCCATCTTGGAGGCCATGGGCGCGGGGAATTGTGTGCTGGTCAGCGACATCGCGTACAACGTCGAGGCCGTAGCGGAAGCCGGGGTCCAGTTCAAGAGCAAAGACGTCGATGACTGCCGCGAAAAGATGCAATGGCTGGCCGATCACCCCGAAGACGTGCGCACGTTCCGCAAGCGCGCGGTCGAACGGGTTCGCACCCAGTATAATTGGGATGATGTCGTGACGGCGTACGAAGGCATCTTTGAATCCCTCTTGACGGGGTAA
- a CDS encoding polysaccharide biosynthesis/export family protein, which yields MRCAERRSVAGIVAVLFLAVLCGCQTPTGIRVIDPKGETRELTPEEVDQMSGAPEPYLLQVGDQLQLLFNVRNIQEDEAAWDYKIEVGDNMEVRLSSDTTEPGIYLIDYGDVIGISFLNNWPMNMNRTVRPDGKISATEIGDVQAAGLTTRQLEDKLTALYEKTGIMQGDPQISVNVDFANVDRLESISRDVTVRPNGAISLPMLENEVRIAGLTVADASQAIAGEAAKVLKNPPTVGLVVFPNINTVLSGMNSVTKVRTDGRISVPRIDYELQAAGYGVDELRDMLKEACKGLIYNPVDVSVDVLQATGARIYVGGEVGMPGVYPLDSCPTALQALIMARGPVNSGRLNSIIVVRRNPEGKPYVFKTNLRAALSKGYTDNDIPLKPFDIVFVPEKLVVRANIFVERYIDRIVPFDNSLGVSGTYYMNEQQVNTKSRNIGATAVFTPLQTGAIVVSP from the coding sequence ATGAGATGCGCGGAACGACGCAGTGTGGCCGGCATAGTGGCCGTTTTGTTCCTGGCGGTGTTGTGCGGGTGCCAGACGCCCACGGGCATCCGCGTGATCGATCCCAAAGGGGAGACCCGCGAATTGACGCCCGAAGAGGTCGATCAGATGAGCGGGGCGCCCGAACCGTATCTCCTCCAGGTGGGGGACCAGCTCCAGCTGCTCTTCAATGTGCGCAACATTCAGGAGGATGAGGCGGCGTGGGACTACAAGATCGAGGTAGGCGACAACATGGAGGTGCGCCTCTCCTCCGACACGACGGAGCCTGGAATCTACCTCATCGACTATGGCGATGTAATCGGGATCTCCTTCCTCAACAACTGGCCGATGAACATGAACCGAACCGTGCGGCCTGACGGGAAGATCAGCGCCACGGAGATTGGCGACGTGCAGGCCGCGGGTCTCACCACCAGACAACTGGAAGACAAGCTGACCGCCCTGTACGAGAAGACCGGCATCATGCAGGGCGACCCGCAGATTAGCGTCAACGTCGATTTCGCGAACGTGGACCGTCTCGAGAGCATCAGCCGCGACGTAACGGTCCGGCCCAACGGGGCCATCAGCCTGCCAATGCTGGAGAACGAGGTGCGGATCGCCGGGCTTACGGTCGCCGATGCCTCGCAGGCGATCGCCGGCGAAGCCGCCAAGGTCTTGAAGAATCCGCCCACTGTCGGGCTTGTCGTGTTCCCCAACATCAATACCGTGTTGTCAGGCATGAACTCCGTCACCAAGGTACGAACGGACGGGAGGATCTCGGTTCCGCGCATCGACTACGAGCTCCAAGCGGCCGGATACGGCGTGGATGAACTCCGCGACATGCTCAAGGAAGCGTGCAAGGGGCTCATCTACAATCCGGTGGACGTATCCGTCGATGTTTTGCAGGCTACGGGCGCGCGCATTTACGTAGGCGGCGAGGTGGGCATGCCGGGCGTGTATCCTCTGGATAGCTGCCCGACGGCGCTTCAGGCGCTGATCATGGCCCGCGGGCCGGTTAACAGCGGCCGCCTCAACAGTATTATCGTGGTTCGCCGCAACCCCGAGGGCAAGCCGTACGTGTTCAAGACCAATCTTCGCGCGGCCCTGAGCAAAGGATACACGGACAACGATATACCTCTGAAGCCTTTCGACATCGTCTTCGTGCCGGAGAAACTTGTCGTGCGGGCCAACATCTTCGTCGAACGCTACATCGATCGGATTGTTCCGTTTGACAATAGCCTGGGTGTGAGCGGCACATACTATATGAACGAGCAACAAGTGAATACGAAATCCCGCAATATCGGCGCCACTGCGGTCTTCACGCCATTGCAGACAGGCGCCATCGTGGTCTCGCCGTAA
- a CDS encoding nucleoside transporter, whose amino-acid sequence MSSKEHAGIVSGLDKLYEFDREPVSADKLQPGKYFAGLLAGEHVAGTEFVIGASFVSWGASPMNVFLGLALGNLLAVLTWTLVCAPIAVQTRLTLYWYLRKIAGPAATAIYNVLNAIMFCILAGCMITVSASAVRIPFNIPPQINWYPESTGFVVVVLVVGGLVTLLAILGFKRVAQFGAVCSPWMFLMFMGGAIATLPVLARQAGLENISNWSQFWAAASDFIWTGSKPDGSPGMSFAQLTAFAWICNLAMHGGLSDMALFRYAKHWSYGLYSAFGMFFGHYLAWIFAGVMGAAAARLLQVGMAELDAGEVAWQALGVTGILTVIIAGWTTSNPTLYRAGLAFQGVTPGWPRWLVTLMTGIATTVIACFPFVFTKLLNFVGLYGLLLVPVGAIVFVEHWIFPRIGFTRYWVSRKKLFVSWPALISWAVAIAAAYLLNRTGTLHLFFLFLPVWFLTAILYTLLAGMFGAREKLPEDDTIKTAEMAGASAPSVKPKAASKEPEKADPVLRAAQVVTILSLAACLYLPVHVYLQGASAFETSMAWMQKALVWPTLIYFVSGTVWAIRRDRQRGEDGLGT is encoded by the coding sequence ATGTCGAGTAAAGAGCACGCTGGTATCGTTTCGGGTCTCGATAAACTGTACGAATTCGATCGCGAGCCCGTGTCGGCCGACAAACTTCAGCCGGGCAAATATTTCGCGGGGCTGTTAGCGGGCGAACACGTGGCGGGCACCGAGTTTGTGATCGGGGCGTCGTTCGTGAGCTGGGGGGCCAGCCCGATGAACGTGTTTCTGGGCCTCGCACTGGGGAATCTGCTGGCCGTGTTGACGTGGACCCTTGTGTGCGCGCCCATCGCGGTACAGACGCGCCTTACGCTGTACTGGTATCTGCGCAAGATCGCCGGGCCGGCGGCGACGGCGATCTACAACGTTCTCAACGCGATCATGTTCTGCATCCTCGCGGGGTGCATGATCACGGTGTCGGCGTCGGCCGTGCGTATTCCGTTCAATATCCCCCCGCAGATCAACTGGTATCCCGAGAGCACCGGATTCGTCGTCGTGGTGTTGGTGGTGGGCGGCCTGGTGACGCTCCTGGCCATCCTCGGGTTCAAGCGGGTTGCGCAGTTCGGCGCGGTATGTTCGCCGTGGATGTTCTTGATGTTCATGGGCGGGGCCATAGCCACGCTGCCCGTGCTGGCGCGGCAAGCTGGTCTCGAAAACATCTCGAATTGGAGCCAGTTCTGGGCGGCGGCAAGCGACTTCATCTGGACGGGCTCCAAGCCGGACGGATCACCGGGGATGTCGTTTGCGCAGCTCACGGCGTTTGCCTGGATCTGCAACCTGGCCATGCACGGCGGCCTTTCGGACATGGCCTTGTTCCGCTACGCGAAGCATTGGTCGTATGGCCTGTATTCAGCGTTCGGCATGTTCTTTGGCCACTACCTCGCGTGGATCTTTGCCGGAGTGATGGGCGCGGCGGCCGCCCGGCTGCTCCAGGTAGGCATGGCCGAGCTTGACGCGGGGGAAGTCGCCTGGCAGGCCTTGGGGGTCACGGGTATTCTTACCGTCATTATCGCGGGGTGGACGACCTCGAACCCGACGCTGTACCGGGCGGGCCTGGCGTTTCAGGGCGTCACGCCCGGCTGGCCGCGCTGGCTGGTCACCCTGATGACGGGCATCGCGACCACCGTCATCGCCTGTTTCCCCTTTGTATTCACCAAACTGCTGAATTTCGTCGGCCTTTACGGCCTGTTGCTGGTCCCGGTGGGGGCTATCGTGTTCGTCGAGCACTGGATATTCCCGCGCATCGGTTTCACGCGGTACTGGGTATCGCGCAAAAAGCTGTTTGTGAGCTGGCCAGCGCTCATCAGTTGGGCCGTGGCGATTGCGGCAGCGTATCTGCTCAACCGGACCGGCACCCTGCACCTGTTCTTCCTGTTCCTGCCGGTATGGTTCCTGACCGCGATTCTGTACACCCTTCTGGCGGGCATGTTCGGCGCACGAGAGAAGCTGCCCGAAGACGATACCATCAAGACCGCCGAAATGGCGGGCGCGAGCGCGCCGTCCGTCAAACCCAAGGCAGCGTCGAAGGAACCGGAAAAGGCCGACCCCGTCTTGCGGGCCGCGCAGGTGGTCACGATACTCTCGCTGGCCGCGTGCCTGTATCTGCCCGTCCATGTCTACCTGCAGGGCGCGAGCGCCTTTGAAACGAGCATGGCGTGGATGCAGAAGGCCCTCGTTTGGCCTACCCTCATCTATTTCGTCAGCGGCACGGTCTGGGCCATTCGCCGCGACAGGCAAAGAGGCGAGGACGGCCTCGGGACCTGA
- a CDS encoding neutral/alkaline non-lysosomal ceramidase N-terminal domain-containing protein, whose translation MNAGTARIDITPDRPICMAGYAARTGQSEGTYHKLCAKALYLEDAGQRAVLLTTDLIGFDPLTCGLVKTGIGNATGLGPESILLTASHTHTGPEMRMEEHELVETFDKDYATALVDKCVAVSVQAAGNPEPVTIRFDSVPCTLGVNRRLPTPDGIAMRPNPHGRTDPAVGVAALDRADGQPLAVLMLYACHPTTLGGYLIGADYPGYAQDCVEDAFPGSTAMFIQGCGGDQKVRHVDGKGAFRSGPHDVARSLGEELGRAVLLALGGPMKPVSGALRARISEIELPFQGPPAREEAAEKAGSSDKYMAAWGKKMLEMLDTGAEFPTGRPLTIQTFELGELAIPAMAGEPCVGYALRLKEALHPRPALIAGYANGLIGYIPTADMLSEGGYEAGISHYYDLNPSPYAAEAEEVICAEILRMLS comes from the coding sequence ATGAACGCAGGAACAGCCCGCATCGACATCACCCCCGACCGTCCCATCTGCATGGCCGGTTATGCCGCCCGCACGGGCCAGTCGGAGGGAACCTACCATAAGTTGTGCGCCAAGGCGCTCTACCTCGAGGATGCCGGCCAGCGCGCCGTGCTGCTCACCACGGACCTGATTGGGTTTGATCCTCTGACCTGCGGCCTTGTCAAGACGGGTATCGGCAACGCCACGGGCCTGGGACCCGAGAGTATCCTGTTGACCGCGTCGCACACGCACACCGGACCCGAGATGCGCATGGAGGAACACGAACTTGTCGAGACGTTTGACAAGGACTATGCGACGGCCCTGGTCGATAAATGCGTTGCTGTCTCCGTGCAGGCCGCCGGAAATCCCGAGCCCGTAACCATCCGGTTCGACTCCGTTCCGTGCACGCTCGGGGTCAACCGCAGACTGCCCACGCCGGACGGCATCGCCATGCGCCCCAATCCGCACGGGCGTACCGACCCCGCTGTTGGCGTTGCGGCCCTTGACCGCGCCGACGGCCAGCCGCTTGCCGTTCTCATGCTGTACGCCTGTCACCCGACCACGCTCGGCGGCTATCTCATCGGGGCGGATTACCCCGGGTACGCCCAGGACTGCGTCGAAGACGCGTTTCCCGGAAGCACGGCTATGTTCATCCAAGGATGCGGTGGCGACCAGAAGGTCCGGCACGTCGATGGGAAGGGCGCGTTTCGAAGCGGGCCGCACGACGTTGCGCGGTCGCTCGGCGAGGAATTGGGCCGCGCGGTGCTATTGGCGCTGGGCGGCCCCATGAAGCCTGTATCGGGGGCTCTGAGAGCGCGTATTTCTGAAATCGAGCTGCCGTTTCAGGGTCCGCCGGCCCGCGAAGAGGCTGCCGAAAAAGCCGGCAGCAGCGACAAGTACATGGCCGCCTGGGGCAAGAAAATGCTCGAAATGTTGGATACCGGCGCGGAATTTCCGACCGGCAGGCCTCTTACCATACAAACATTTGAATTGGGCGAGCTGGCTATCCCCGCCATGGCGGGCGAGCCATGTGTCGGGTACGCGCTCCGCCTCAAAGAGGCGTTACATCCCCGCCCGGCGCTCATTGCCGGGTATGCAAACGGTTTAATCGGCTATATCCCGACCGCGGACATGCTCTCCGAGGGCGGCTACGAGGCAGGAATAAGCCATTACTACGACCTGAACCCCTCCCCGTACGCCGCAGAGGCTGAAGAGGTCATCTGCGCAGAGATACTACGAATGCTCAGTTGA
- a CDS encoding NAD-dependent epimerase/dehydratase family protein, whose amino-acid sequence MIWQGRRVLITGAAGFIGSHLCERLLRKGAEVRAMVHGNMRGSIGHLAAIPESLRTRLEIVGGNIRDAAFVRDATVDMDTVFHLAAITSVVYSYSNPDETVITNVSGTLNVCNAARHENVRRVVHTSSAGVYGAAVGGAPISETHPVRAYNPYTASKLAADCVVESFHLSYDLPVTIIRIFNVYGPRIGRFLVIPTIVLQLLKGNKLKLGSLTPTRNFTYIDDIVNAYLLMAESDSVVGEVVNFGSTRAVTIAELAMLIADLMDRDVTISQDEKALRPAKSEIERVLADVTKAKQLLGWNPKVELEKGLKKTIEWIAAGGYDDLRA is encoded by the coding sequence ATGATTTGGCAGGGCAGAAGGGTTCTTATCACAGGCGCCGCGGGGTTTATTGGAAGCCATCTCTGCGAGCGTCTGCTCAGGAAAGGCGCCGAAGTGCGCGCGATGGTTCACGGCAACATGCGGGGCAGCATCGGGCACCTGGCGGCCATTCCGGAAAGCCTGCGCACAAGGCTCGAAATTGTGGGTGGCAACATTCGGGACGCGGCATTTGTGCGCGACGCCACGGTCGATATGGACACGGTGTTTCATCTCGCGGCCATCACCAGCGTGGTCTACTCGTATTCCAACCCCGACGAGACGGTCATCACCAACGTCAGCGGCACCCTGAACGTGTGCAACGCCGCCCGGCACGAAAACGTGCGCCGCGTGGTACACACGTCTTCGGCAGGAGTCTATGGCGCGGCGGTTGGCGGGGCTCCTATCAGCGAGACGCACCCTGTCCGGGCGTATAACCCGTACACGGCCTCGAAACTGGCCGCGGATTGCGTTGTCGAGAGCTTTCATCTTTCGTACGATTTGCCTGTGACCATTATCCGGATTTTCAATGTGTACGGCCCGCGGATAGGCCGGTTTCTGGTTATCCCGACGATCGTCTTGCAGCTTCTGAAGGGGAACAAACTCAAACTCGGGAGCCTGACCCCTACCCGCAACTTCACGTATATCGACGACATCGTCAATGCCTACCTGCTGATGGCCGAGAGCGATAGCGTGGTGGGCGAGGTGGTCAATTTTGGGTCTACCCGGGCCGTGACCATCGCGGAACTGGCCATGCTGATCGCGGACCTCATGGACCGCGACGTCACCATTTCGCAGGATGAGAAAGCGTTGCGGCCCGCGAAAAGCGAAATCGAGCGCGTCCTTGCCGACGTCACCAAAGCCAAACAACTGTTGGGGTGGAACCCGAAGGTTGAACTCGAAAAAGGACTCAAGAAGACCATCGAATGGATTGCAGCGGGAGGATATGACGATCTCCGAGCATAG